In the genome of Variovorax sp. PAMC26660, the window TGAAGCCGCGGCGGATGCGATCCCACATGTCGGTCGGCGGCGCGAGCGCGACCACGCTCTGCGATTGGGCCCGGCCGCTGGAAAGGGGCGAGAGGGCGTCGCGGGGGTACACCGGGGACGCGCTGCCTGCGGCTCGGGCGCCGGTGCCGCCGGCCTGGGTGGAGGAGGATGTGGAGCTGTTGTCGGTGCTCGCGCAGCCCGCGAGCACCAGGGAACCTGCAAGGCAGGTGGCAGCGATAAATTTCATCGGAAGTCGTTTTTCCATTGGCGCAGCGCGGCAAATACATCGGCTTCGTCTGCATCGGCAGAAAGCTCGGCATGGGCACGCACCGCTCGAAGGACAGTGGCTTCGCGGCTGCGAAGAAAGGGGTTGATCCGGCGTTCGGTCGCCAGTTGCGACGGCAGTGTGGGCTGCCCCTGCGCGCGCAGGCTTTCGCAGCGCGCGTTGTAGTGAGTCAGATCGTCGTTGGCGGGTTCCACCGCGCGGGCGAAACGCAGGTTAGCAAGTGTGTATTCGTGGGCACAACACACGCGCGTATCGCCAGGCAGTGCCGCGAGCGCGTCGAGCGAGGCAAGCATCTGCACGGGCGTGCCCTCGAACAAACGGCCGCAGCCGCCGGAGAACAGCGTGTCGCCGCAGAACAGCAGCGGCGCCTGGCCTGCCATTGCCGGCAGAAAGTAGGCGATGTGGCCGGCCGTATGGCCCGGCACGTCGATGACCTGGAAGCGCAGGCCGAGCACTTCGGCGGTGTCGCCCTGTGAAAGCGGGGTGAAGGGCTCGGGAATTCGCTCGCGTGCCGGGCCCCACACCGGTGCGCGGGTGGCGGCATGCAACGCGGCCACGCCACCCGTGTGATCGGCGTGATGGTGCGTGACTAGAATCGCGGCCAGCTGCAGCTTGTGGCGCGCCAGCGCGTCGAACACCGGTTGGGCATCGCCCGGGTCCACCACGATCGCGTTGGACCCGTCGTGCAGCATCCAGATGTAGTTGTCAGCAAAGGCGGGCAGCGGAACGAGGGTCATGAGCGGTCAAATTATAGGTTTGCAGGATTGGTTCGCGACCCCCCCCGGCCGCTACCTGCTGGCGTGGGAGCAGGCCCAGTTCGACCAGGCGGTGGCCGATGTGTTCGGCTATCACGCGCTGCAGCTGGGCGCAGCCGAGGTCGATGGCCTGCGCGCCAACCGCATGCCGCACCGCTGGCTGGCGCTGGACGACCCGGCCCGGGCCGGCAAGGCGACGCTCCTGACCGACTTCGCGGCACTCCCGTTCGCGGCCAACAGCCTCGACCTGGTGGTGATGCCGCATGCGCTGGAGCTGAGCCCCGACCCGCATGCCACGCTGCGAGAGGTCGAGCGGGTGCTGGTGCCGGAAGGCCGCGTGGTGATTTGCGGGTTGAACCCGACCAGCCTCTGGGGCATGCGGCAGCGCCGCGCGCACCTCTACCGCAGGCTCGGCATTGGCGACCTGTTCCTGCCGGAAGGCGGGGAGTTCATCGGCTACTGGCGCATGCGCGACTGGCTGCGGTTGCTGAGCTTCGAGGTGGAATCGGGCCGCTTCGGCATCTACCGGCCCTCCGTGCGCAGCGAAGCCTGGCTGGAGCGCTCGCGCTGGATGGACGCCGCCGGCGAGCGCTGGTGGCCGATCTTCGGCGCGGCGTACTTTCTGGTCGCGGTCAAGCGGGTGCGCGGTATGCGCCTGCTGAGTGCGGACTGGCGCCGCGCCGGTGCGCGCGCCACGGCTCCCGTGCCCATCGCCGGCAAGGTGCATCGCCAAGAGGCCGGCAAGAATTGAAGACGAATGAATTGAATGATCGAATCGAAAGCAGAAGGAAAAGTCAGTTTGAATGATGAAGTCGTGATCTACACCGATGGCGCGTGCAAAGGCAATCCGGGCCCGGGAGGCTGGGGTGCTTGGCTCAAGTCAGGCGCTACCGAGAAAGACCTGTTCGGCGGTGAACTCAACACCACCAACAACCGGATGGAGCTGACCGCCGTCATCGAGGGCCTGGCCGCGCTCAAGCGGCCCTGCAAGGTGCTGCTGTACCTCGACAGCCAGTACGTGCGCAAGGGCATCACCGAATGGATCCGCGGCTGGAAGGCCAAGGGCTGGATGACTGCCAGCAAGCAGCCCGTGAAGAACGTCGAGCTCTGGCAGCGGCTCGACAAGCTGGTGGCCGAGGGCGGTCACCAGATCGAATGGCGCTGGGTCAAGGGCCACTCGGGCGACCCGGGCAACGAACGCGCCGACATGCTGGCCAACAAGGGCGTCGACAAGGCGCTTGGCCGGATCTGACGGGTCAGATCACCCCGTCGAACATCATCACGTCCACCTCGTCGCCTGCCGCGACGGGGCCCTGGTCGTGATGCAACACCACGAGCCCGTTGGCTTCGAGCATCGAACTCAGGACGCCCGAGCCCTGGTTGCCTGCAACGCACACTTCGGGCAGTGAACCCGCCACGGCCCTGACGAAGCCGCGCTGGTACTCGGTGCGGCCCGGCTTCTTGCGGATCGCCCCTGCGCTGCGTGCCCGCAGCAGCGGCGGCGGTGCGGAGGCGGCTTCGTGGCAACCCATCATGCGCAGCAGCGCCGGTCGCACGAAGGCGAGAAAAGTCACCATCACCGCCACCGGATTGCCGGGCAGGCCGAACAGCACGGCCGGCTGCGGTGACGAGGCCTCTTCACGCGGAATCAGCCCCACGGCCAGCGGCCGCCCGGGGCGCATGGCCACGCGCCAGAAAGCCATGTCGCCCAGTTGCTGCATCACGTCGCGCGTGTGGTCGGCCGCGCCTGCGCTGACGCCGCCGCTGGTGACGATGGCATCGGCTTCGCGCGCGGCGCGTTGCAGCGTCGCGGCCAGCGTGGCGGGGTCGTCGCGCACGAGGCCGAGGTCGATCACTTCGCAGCCCAGCCGCGTGAGCAGGCCGAACACGGTATAGCGGTTGCTGTCGTATACGGCGCCTTCGCGCGGTGCGTCGCCCAGGCTCAGGATTTCGTCGCCGGTCGAGAAGTAGGCAACGCGCAGCCGGCGCAGCGCGGGCACGTTCGACAGGCCGAGGCTGGCGACCATGCCCAGCGCGGCGGGCGACAGCCGTTCGCCGCGTCGCAACGCAGGCTGTCCCTGCATCAGGTCTTCGCCGGCGAAGCGGCGGTTGTCGCCGCGGCGCAGCACCTTGGCCGGGAAGCTCACGCGGTCGCCGTTGATGTTGCAGAACTCCTGCGGGATCACGGTGTCGAGGCCGGCCGGCATCATCGCGCCGGTCATGATGCGGACCGCATCGTCGGCGCCGAGCGCGCCGCGCCAGGCCGAGCCGGCCAGCGCCGTGCCCACCACGCGCAGGCTGATGGAGGCGTCGATGGGCGCGTCCTGCGGCAGCACGGCGCCATCGAAGGCATAGCCGTCCATCGCCGAGTTGTCGTGCGGCGGCACGCTGATGGGCGAGACGATGTCTTCGGCCAGCACGCGGCCCAGGGCCTCGAACAGCGGAACGTTCTCGCGTTGCGTCACGACTGCCGATGCGGTCAGTTCCGAAAGAAAGGCGTGTACGGCGTCAACGCTCAGGTCGGCGGCGTCATAGCCCGAAAGGGCGGCGGCAATGTCTGCGATGCGGCTCATCGGTTTTCGAGTGCGTGCAGTTCGGCCAGGGTGTTGGCGTTGAAAAAGGCGTCGGGGGCGTCGCCGGGCCGGTCGAAAGGGACGGTCACGGTGCGGTGCTGCGCGATCCATGCGTGGACCTTGCGGCCGCCGGCTTCGGTGAAGTGGCGCAGGCTGTCGTGCAGGTCGGCGCGCAGGAGGCAGAAGACGGGCTGGGGGCGCAAGACAGGTATCGTGGCGTCGTCGGCCGTGGCTTCCGGCGCGCTGACCATGGCGATCTCGGCATCGTCGGTGGCCATCGCTTCGGCGAGTCGAGCCGCCAGGTCGAGCGGGAACAGCGGCGTGTCGCAGGGCACGGTCAGCAGCCAGCGCGTGGTGCAGTGCGCAAGGCCCGTCAGGAAGCCCGCGAGCGGCCCCGGGTAGTCGGCCAGGCTGTCGGGCCACACAGGCACGCCGAAGGTCTCGTACTCGGGCCGGTTGCGGTTGGCATTGACCATCAATCGCCCGACCTGCGGGGCCAGCCTTCGCATCGCATGCAGTGCCAGAGGCTCGCCGTTGAAAAGCTGCAGCCCCTTGTCGACACCGCCCATGCGGGTGCCGCGTCCGCCAGCCAGCAGCAGGCCGGTGATGTCGGCGGGGGCGATGGCATGCGCAGGCATGGCGTTCGCCTGCGTCATCCGCCGATGTAGCTCATCTCGACGCGGCGCGGTGCCTTGCCGCTGGCATTGCTGTCGTTGTCGTTGCGGTGATCGTCCGGGCCGCGCAGTGCGCGCAGCTCGGAATAGCGGTCGGCGCGGCCCTGCCAGATGTGGCCGATGGCGGACGCAATCTCGTCGTCGCTGGCGGTGCCGCGCAGCAGGGGGCGCAGATCGTGGCCGGCGCTGGCGAAGAGGCACAGGTACAGCTTGCCTTCGGTCGACAGGCGCGCGCGGCTGCAGTCGTGGCAGAAGGCCTGGGTCACGCTGCTGATCACGCCGACTTCGCCGCCGCCGTCCGCGTAGGCCCAGCGCTGCGCGGTTTCGCCGGGCGTGCTGGCTTCGAGCGGCACCAGCGGGAATTCGGCGGCGATGCGCGCGATGACCTCGGCGGAGGGCAGCACCTCGTCCATGCGCCAGCCGTTGGTGGCGCCCACGTCCATGTATTCGATGAAGCGCAGCACCACGCTGGCGCCATGGTGCTCGCGGAAGTAGCGCGCCATCGGCAGAATTTCCTGCTCGTTGGCGCCGCGCTTGACCACCATGTTGACCTTGATCGGGCCCAGGCCGGCGGCCCGTGCGGCGTCGATGCCAGCGAGCACGTCGGCCACCGGAAAGTCGACATCGTTCATGTGGCGGAACACGGCGTCGTCGAGGCTGTCCAGGCTCACCGTCACGCGCTGCAGGCCGGCGGCCTTCAGCGCGGCGGCCTTGCGCGCAAGCAGAGAGCCGTTGGTGGTGAGCGTGAGTTCGAGCGGTTCGCCGCCGGGCGTGCGGATCTCGGCAAGCTGTTCGATCAACCCCTCGATGTTCTTGCGCAGCAGCGGCTCGCCGCCGGTCAGGCGGATCTTGCGCACGCCGTGCGCCGCGAACAGGCGGGCCAGGCGCGTCATCTCCTCGAAGCTCAGCAGCGCGCTGTGCGGCAGGTACTTGTAGTCCTTGTCGAACACGTCCTTCGGCATGCAGTAGCTGCAGCGGAAGTTGCAGCGGTCGGTCACGCTGATGCGCAGGTCGGTCAGGGGGCGGCCGAGGCGGTCGAGCAGCAGGCCGGTGGCGGGCACGGCCACTTCGGGCACCGCCACGGCGGGGCGCAAATGGCCGACCTCGGTGATCGGAATGACGGTGCTGCTGCTGTTCTTCATGGTGGAGGCGAACGCCGATTTTGCGCCATCGACCAAGGGCCGGCGCACCGCAGGCTACTTGAGCATCGCCGCATAGACCATGTCGCGCGTGAGGCTGCGATAGTGGGTGCGGTACTTGGGCGACTGCAGCATGAGCACGACGAACATCTCGTTCTTCGGATCGACCCACATGTAGGTGCCACCGGCGCCGCCCCAGTTGTACTCGCCGCCGGCCGCCGGGTAAGGCGCCTCGCCGTCGTTGCGGCGCACGGCAAAGCCCAGGCCGAAGCCGTAGCCGGCGCCCGGCAGGTAGAGCGGGCCGGGCACGATGCCGGCACCGGCGTTGGAGTGGTCGGCCGTCATCAGCGCCAGCGTGCGCGGGCCCAGGTAGCGCTTGCCGTCCAGCGAGCCGCCATTGAGCAGCATCTGCAAAAAGCGCGCGTAGTCACCTGCCGTCGACACCAGCCCGCCGCCGCCCGATTCGAGCTTGCGCACCACGCGCGGATCGTTGAAGTCGGCCCCCACGCCGAAGCTGCGGTCATTGGACAACGGCTCGGCAATGCGCGGCTGGCGCGCCGGCTCGGGCACGTAGTAGCTGGTGTCCTTCATGCCCAGCGGGTCGAGCAGGCGGCTTTTCTCGAACTGGTAGAGCGACTGGCCCGACACCACCTCGACCACGCGGCCGAGGATGTCGGTGGAGTGGCTGTACTCCCAGGTCGTGCCCGGCTGGTAGGCCAGCGGCAGCTTGGCCAGCCGCTGCGAGAACTCGGCATTGGTCGGATCGTCGGCGCCCAGGTTGGCCGCGTTGTAGGCCTGCTTGACGAGGCCGGGGCCGAAGAAGCCGTAGGTCAGGCCCGAGGTGTGGCGCATCAGGTCCTGCACGGTGATCGGGCGGCGCGCTGGCACGGTGTCGAGCACCGGCTTGCCGTCTGGCCCCGGCTTCTCGACGCCGACGGTCATGCGGGTGAACTCGGGGAGGTACGTGGCGATCGGGTCGTCGAGCTTCAGGCGGCCGTCTTCCACCAGCATCATCGCGGCGACGGTGGTGATGGGCTTGCTCATCGAGTAGATGCGGAAGATGCCGTCGCTCGGCATGGCCACGCCGCTGGCGGGGTCGAGTTTGCCGACCGGCTCGAACCAGGCGACCTTGCCTTGGCGTGCCACCAGCAGCACCGCGCCGGGGATCTTGCCGGCCGCCACGTCGGCCTTGAGCACGTCGCTGAGCATCTGCAGGCGTGGGGTGGAAAGGCCGACCTGCTCGGGTTTTGCCGTTGGCAGCGACTGCGCCGCGGTGAGCAGGGGAAGGGCCAGGCCCAGCACGGCGGCGCAGAGGCTGCGCTTGAAGAACTTCATGGTGTTGTCTCCGTCTTGTTGTGAAAGGAAATTCGGCACGGCGGTCTTGGGCGCCGCCTGTTGCACTGCGCGGGTGATCGGCGGGCTATCCGCGGCAGAGCTTCAGGTTCGTGCGCGTGGCGCGGACCACGGGCAGGAAAATTTCGGCATCGGCGGGCGGGTAGTTGTCCTTGATGCCGTCGTCGGTGCGGGCGGCATCCTCGGCCAGCGGTTGCAACGTCTTGAGGCAGCTCGTGCGGTCGTTGAGCTTGAACTGCGTCAGCGCGATGTCGTTGCGCATCCAGCCCTTGGTGATCCAGTCGAGGGTCTTGTCGCACTCCGAGAGCACGGGGGACAGGGTGGCCAGGGCGATGGCGTAGTCCTTGGCGTCGTACTGGCGCTTGAAGCTCTTGCGGGAGTTCGACACGGCCTTGTCGGTGCAGGCCGGGGTGGGCCGGGTGTAGGTGCCCTCGAAGCCGGCACGCATGCCGCAGTTTTCGCGGCACTGCTCCGCACCGTTGGTGCTGACCTGCACCTTGTCGGCGCTGGTCGCGAAGTTCACCACGCAGCCCGAGTCGCCGAGCTTGGCCTTGCCGCGCACGATGGCGCCGTCGAGGGCGCAGGTGTGGGCGTTGGCGCCGATGGTGGTGATGTCGAAACGTCCGTCGGGCTTGACGCGCAACGCGCCGCTGCCGCCTTCGTAGATGTACTCGCCGGCC includes:
- the gloB gene encoding hydroxyacylglutathione hydrolase codes for the protein MTLVPLPAFADNYIWMLHDGSNAIVVDPGDAQPVFDALARHKLQLAAILVTHHHADHTGGVAALHAATRAPVWGPARERIPEPFTPLSQGDTAEVLGLRFQVIDVPGHTAGHIAYFLPAMAGQAPLLFCGDTLFSGGCGRLFEGTPVQMLASLDALAALPGDTRVCCAHEYTLANLRFARAVEPANDDLTHYNARCESLRAQGQPTLPSQLATERRINPFLRSREATVLRAVRAHAELSADADEADVFAALRQWKNDFR
- the mobA gene encoding molybdenum cofactor guanylyltransferase MobA, with amino-acid sequence MPAHAIAPADITGLLLAGGRGTRMGGVDKGLQLFNGEPLALHAMRRLAPQVGRLMVNANRNRPEYETFGVPVWPDSLADYPGPLAGFLTGLAHCTTRWLLTVPCDTPLFPLDLAARLAEAMATDDAEIAMVSAPEATADDATIPVLRPQPVFCLLRADLHDSLRHFTEAGGRKVHAWIAQHRTVTVPFDRPGDAPDAFFNANTLAELHALENR
- the glp gene encoding gephyrin-like molybdotransferase Glp; amino-acid sequence: MSRIADIAAALSGYDAADLSVDAVHAFLSELTASAVVTQRENVPLFEALGRVLAEDIVSPISVPPHDNSAMDGYAFDGAVLPQDAPIDASISLRVVGTALAGSAWRGALGADDAVRIMTGAMMPAGLDTVIPQEFCNINGDRVSFPAKVLRRGDNRRFAGEDLMQGQPALRRGERLSPAALGMVASLGLSNVPALRRLRVAYFSTGDEILSLGDAPREGAVYDSNRYTVFGLLTRLGCEVIDLGLVRDDPATLAATLQRAAREADAIVTSGGVSAGAADHTRDVMQQLGDMAFWRVAMRPGRPLAVGLIPREEASSPQPAVLFGLPGNPVAVMVTFLAFVRPALLRMMGCHEAASAPPPLLRARSAGAIRKKPGRTEYQRGFVRAVAGSLPEVCVAGNQGSGVLSSMLEANGLVVLHHDQGPVAAGDEVDVMMFDGVI
- the moaA gene encoding GTP 3',8-cyclase MoaA, with translation MKNSSSTVIPITEVGHLRPAVAVPEVAVPATGLLLDRLGRPLTDLRISVTDRCNFRCSYCMPKDVFDKDYKYLPHSALLSFEEMTRLARLFAAHGVRKIRLTGGEPLLRKNIEGLIEQLAEIRTPGGEPLELTLTTNGSLLARKAAALKAAGLQRVTVSLDSLDDAVFRHMNDVDFPVADVLAGIDAARAAGLGPIKVNMVVKRGANEQEILPMARYFREHHGASVVLRFIEYMDVGATNGWRMDEVLPSAEVIARIAAEFPLVPLEASTPGETAQRWAYADGGGEVGVISSVTQAFCHDCSRARLSTEGKLYLCLFASAGHDLRPLLRGTASDDEIASAIGHIWQGRADRYSELRALRGPDDHRNDNDSNASGKAPRRVEMSYIGG
- a CDS encoding class I SAM-dependent methyltransferase — protein: MSGQIIGLQDWFATPPGRYLLAWEQAQFDQAVADVFGYHALQLGAAEVDGLRANRMPHRWLALDDPARAGKATLLTDFAALPFAANSLDLVVMPHALELSPDPHATLREVERVLVPEGRVVICGLNPTSLWGMRQRRAHLYRRLGIGDLFLPEGGEFIGYWRMRDWLRLLSFEVESGRFGIYRPSVRSEAWLERSRWMDAAGERWWPIFGAAYFLVAVKRVRGMRLLSADWRRAGARATAPVPIAGKVHRQEAGKN
- a CDS encoding serine hydrolase domain-containing protein; amino-acid sequence: MKFFKRSLCAAVLGLALPLLTAAQSLPTAKPEQVGLSTPRLQMLSDVLKADVAAGKIPGAVLLVARQGKVAWFEPVGKLDPASGVAMPSDGIFRIYSMSKPITTVAAMMLVEDGRLKLDDPIATYLPEFTRMTVGVEKPGPDGKPVLDTVPARRPITVQDLMRHTSGLTYGFFGPGLVKQAYNAANLGADDPTNAEFSQRLAKLPLAYQPGTTWEYSHSTDILGRVVEVVSGQSLYQFEKSRLLDPLGMKDTSYYVPEPARQPRIAEPLSNDRSFGVGADFNDPRVVRKLESGGGGLVSTAGDYARFLQMLLNGGSLDGKRYLGPRTLALMTADHSNAGAGIVPGPLYLPGAGYGFGLGFAVRRNDGEAPYPAAGGEYNWGGAGGTYMWVDPKNEMFVVLMLQSPKYRTHYRSLTRDMVYAAMLK
- the rnhA gene encoding ribonuclease HI translates to MIESKAEGKVSLNDEVVIYTDGACKGNPGPGGWGAWLKSGATEKDLFGGELNTTNNRMELTAVIEGLAALKRPCKVLLYLDSQYVRKGITEWIRGWKAKGWMTASKQPVKNVELWQRLDKLVAEGGHQIEWRWVKGHSGDPGNERADMLANKGVDKALGRI